The following are from one region of the Pseudazoarcus pumilus genome:
- a CDS encoding RNA-binding S4 domain-containing protein — protein MDRFAVRGDHIRLDQLLKAAGLVGSGGEAHAAVEAGQVRVNGAVETRKRAKLRAGQKVSLGGESVELVAE, from the coding sequence GTGGACAGATTCGCGGTGCGGGGCGATCACATCCGGCTGGACCAGTTGCTCAAGGCAGCCGGGCTGGTGGGCAGTGGCGGCGAGGCGCATGCCGCCGTGGAGGCCGGCCAGGTGCGTGTGAACGGTGCGGTCGAGACGCGCAAGCGCGCCAAGCTGCGCGCGGGCCAGAAGGTCAGTCTGGGGGGTGAATCGGTGGAACTGGTCGCCGAGTAG
- a CDS encoding ATP adenylyltransferase family protein encodes MTLHEPSGLPDLAALDAAIERAEGAGALHAIRTEQTFIEDDGIRFLVRWASSLAAKDAARKPARREAAPANPFLPPEAALTLGPVGRDHLLVLNKYPVIARHLLIVTREFAEQSVPPTRSDFAALAGVMTALGGLGFCNGGEAAGASQRHKHLQWIPESPQSDCLRAMTAALPTGSAPLELVEHPRLAWRHAFVRLPAAADGAALLAAFERACAHCALHCAGGLMPPYNFLANEAWMLVVPRSREHCEGISINALGFAGSMFVRDAAQIETVRGIGPLKMLAAVAMPARPG; translated from the coding sequence ATGACCTTACACGAACCGTCGGGCCTGCCGGATCTGGCCGCGCTCGACGCAGCGATAGAGCGCGCCGAAGGTGCCGGCGCACTGCATGCGATCCGCACCGAACAGACCTTCATCGAAGATGACGGCATCCGCTTTCTGGTGCGCTGGGCTTCCAGCCTCGCCGCCAAGGACGCCGCGCGCAAGCCGGCGCGACGCGAAGCGGCGCCGGCGAACCCGTTCCTGCCACCCGAGGCTGCGTTGACGCTCGGCCCGGTCGGTCGCGATCACCTGCTGGTGCTCAACAAGTATCCGGTCATCGCACGCCACCTGCTGATCGTCACCCGTGAATTCGCCGAACAGAGTGTGCCGCCGACGCGTTCGGATTTCGCCGCGCTGGCCGGCGTGATGACTGCGTTGGGCGGGCTGGGCTTCTGCAACGGTGGCGAGGCCGCCGGCGCGAGCCAGCGCCACAAGCACCTGCAATGGATTCCCGAATCCCCGCAGAGCGACTGCCTGCGCGCGATGACGGCGGCGCTGCCGACCGGGAGCGCGCCGCTGGAACTGGTCGAACACCCGCGACTGGCCTGGCGCCACGCCTTCGTGCGCCTGCCTGCCGCCGCCGACGGTGCGGCGCTGCTCGCGGCCTTCGAACGCGCCTGCGCGCACTGCGCGCTGCATTGCGCGGGGGGACTCATGCCGCCCTACAACTTCCTCGCCAACGAGGCCTGGATGCTGGTCGTGCCGCGCTCGCGCGAGCACTGCGAGGGCATCTCGATCAACGCCCTGGGCTTTGCCGGCTCGATGTTCGTGCGCGATGCGGCGCAGATCGAAACGGTGCGCGGGATCGGGCCGTTGAAGATGCTCGCCGCCGTGGCGATGCCCGCCCGCCCGGGCTGA
- a CDS encoding YkgJ family cysteine cluster protein, which translates to MSDHNPCMSCGICCTHFRISFYWAEGDDAPGGFVPAHMTEKLNGHLRCMQGSNSVPRRCSALAGEVGRAVACTIYDNRPTPCRELPVYFDDGAPNPKCDELRATIGLPPLPRFDLPRAA; encoded by the coding sequence ATGAGCGACCACAATCCCTGCATGAGCTGCGGCATCTGCTGCACGCACTTTCGCATCTCCTTCTACTGGGCCGAGGGCGATGACGCGCCCGGCGGCTTCGTGCCCGCGCACATGACGGAAAAGCTCAACGGGCACCTGCGCTGCATGCAGGGCAGCAACAGCGTGCCACGACGCTGCAGCGCGCTGGCGGGCGAGGTCGGCCGCGCCGTGGCGTGCACCATCTACGACAATCGCCCCACCCCCTGCCGCGAATTGCCGGTGTATTTCGACGATGGCGCGCCCAACCCCAAGTGCGATGAACTGCGCGCGACCATCGGCCTGCCGCCGCTGCCGCGTTTCGATCTGCCGCGCGCGGCGTAG
- a CDS encoding YkgJ family cysteine cluster protein: MPEAGDVCGTCGACCASLIVDFHASCLASRDEGGVPDALTVPVIGNIVRMRGTDAAPPRCCALDGEVGVAVRCTIYEQRPGPCRDFAPYAALGIGDPGCDDARRRHGMPPLSV, translated from the coding sequence GTGCCTGAAGCCGGGGATGTGTGCGGCACCTGTGGCGCCTGCTGCGCGTCGCTGATCGTCGATTTCCACGCCTCGTGCCTGGCCAGCCGCGACGAGGGCGGCGTGCCCGATGCGCTGACCGTGCCGGTCATCGGCAACATCGTGCGCATGCGCGGTACCGACGCGGCGCCGCCACGATGCTGCGCGCTCGACGGCGAGGTCGGCGTGGCGGTGCGCTGCACGATCTATGAACAGCGTCCCGGCCCCTGTCGCGATTTCGCGCCCTATGCCGCGCTCGGCATCGGCGATCCGGGGTGCGACGACGCCCGCAGGCGTCACGGCATGCCGCCGCTCTCGGTCTGA
- a CDS encoding UPF0149 family protein, giving the protein MTDEIVNPHELSDDEFDALEEILTSEIVPADCMNLEMLDGYLAAVIIAPAALDVGAWMPAVWSADEEEAAFASGSGMQQAIRLVLGYYNELVTTIGAEEGWEPFCYAGSSADDLAVGEEWIEGFMQGLELWPADWADHVPRHDAEAVTEALEALVRPWESADDETADSVRLQWLSEARDAIVEIRARWMDLELAQPVPLSLDTPVSTRAPAGRNELCPCGSGKKYKKCCGAAGA; this is encoded by the coding sequence ATGACCGACGAGATCGTCAACCCGCATGAACTGAGCGATGACGAGTTCGATGCACTCGAGGAGATCCTCACCTCCGAGATCGTGCCGGCCGACTGCATGAACCTCGAAATGCTCGACGGCTATCTCGCCGCCGTGATCATCGCGCCCGCAGCGCTCGACGTAGGCGCATGGATGCCGGCGGTGTGGAGTGCCGACGAGGAGGAGGCCGCGTTCGCCTCGGGCAGCGGTATGCAGCAGGCCATCCGGCTGGTGCTCGGCTATTACAACGAACTGGTCACGACCATCGGTGCCGAGGAGGGCTGGGAGCCGTTCTGCTATGCCGGATCCAGCGCCGACGACCTGGCGGTGGGCGAGGAATGGATCGAAGGCTTCATGCAGGGCCTGGAACTGTGGCCCGCCGATTGGGCCGATCACGTACCGCGTCACGACGCCGAGGCGGTGACCGAAGCGCTCGAGGCGCTCGTGCGCCCGTGGGAGAGCGCCGACGACGAGACGGCCGACAGCGTGCGTCTGCAGTGGCTGTCCGAGGCGCGCGATGCCATCGTCGAGATCCGCGCGCGCTGGATGGACCTGGAGCTGGCTCAGCCGGTGCCGCTGTCGCTGGACACGCCGGTGAGCACGCGTGCGCCGGCCGGACGCAACGAACTGTGCCCCTGCGGCAGCGGCAAGAAGTACAAGAAATGCTGCGGGGCGGCCGGTGCCTGA
- the trmB gene encoding tRNA (guanine(46)-N(7))-methyltransferase TrmB, whose amino-acid sequence MSYANSRIPVSAQQGVHEGLEARLRRHFETPFRKPCAPYNRDAFERSLEGWDGRAPLILDAGCGVGHSTIELARSHPDHWVIGVDRSEERLARRKPYPDALLPRNMVFVRADLVDYWRLFHAAGLRPARHWLLYPNPWPKIGHVARRWPAHPVFPYVLAPGGWVECRTNWRVYADEFALAAGVATGRAIAVESYVANKPLTPFERKYRDSGQPLYRVAFDAGDRAPSSSLALWAAMAQSRPNHGDRP is encoded by the coding sequence ATGAGTTACGCCAATTCCCGCATTCCGGTCAGTGCCCAGCAAGGTGTACACGAGGGGCTCGAGGCGCGCCTGCGGCGCCATTTCGAGACGCCCTTCCGCAAGCCTTGCGCGCCGTACAATCGCGACGCCTTCGAGCGCAGTCTCGAGGGCTGGGACGGGCGCGCACCGTTGATTCTCGATGCCGGTTGCGGGGTCGGCCACAGCACCATCGAACTGGCGCGCAGCCATCCCGATCACTGGGTGATCGGCGTCGACCGCTCCGAGGAGCGGCTTGCCCGACGCAAGCCCTACCCGGATGCGTTGCTTCCGCGCAACATGGTTTTCGTGCGTGCCGACCTGGTCGATTACTGGCGTCTGTTCCACGCTGCCGGCCTGCGCCCGGCCCGGCACTGGCTGCTGTATCCCAACCCATGGCCCAAGATCGGCCATGTGGCGCGACGCTGGCCCGCGCATCCGGTGTTTCCCTATGTCCTGGCGCCGGGCGGATGGGTCGAATGCCGCACCAACTGGCGCGTGTATGCCGATGAGTTCGCACTGGCGGCCGGCGTCGCGACCGGGCGGGCGATCGCGGTGGAGTCCTATGTCGCGAATAAACCGCTCACACCCTTCGAACGCAAGTACCGCGATTCGGGTCAGCCACTGTACCGCGTTGCCTTCGACGCCGGTGATCGCGCACCGTCGTCGTCGCTTGCGCTTTGGGCGGCTATGGCGCAGTCTCGCCCCAACCACGGAGACCGCCCATGA
- the rpmE gene encoding 50S ribosomal protein L31: MKAEIHPNYSDVQVSCSCGNTFTTRSTVGKPSIHVEVCSACHPFYTGKQKIVDTAGRVERFRQKYGNVQRLG, from the coding sequence ATGAAAGCTGAAATTCATCCCAACTACAGTGATGTGCAGGTGAGCTGCTCGTGCGGCAACACCTTCACGACGCGTTCGACCGTCGGCAAGCCGAGCATCCACGTCGAGGTCTGCTCTGCCTGCCATCCGTTCTACACCGGCAAGCAGAAGATCGTCGACACCGCCGGCCGTGTCGAGCGCTTCCGCCAGAAATACGGCAACGTCCAGCGCCTGGGCTGA
- a CDS encoding ArnT family glycosyltransferase: protein MPSASTTPIRFGQRLYGPTGFTLLILLYLVPGVIGHGPWRGDDVEHFAIVHSLLAGEWLLYPTLAGQPEGAFGPLHYWISALFALALGWLLPVHDAARLATPAMAVLATFWIARTSARLHGRQTRAVAALLIIGTLGLAVHVHENQPMVTLMMTQALTLAGLALTPERPLRGSLQAAAGILLAFLAAGAAGMLLTLPLMLVAATCAAETRNPRTSGALILSLSLALGGCALWPLALGSLEPAMLDLWWEQAWLDLARDPLHGAGVPRLLELLAWFTWPLWPIAMWSVWRARRQLARLSWLLPLCALTLALLWVFLQGSFNAAAMLPLAPPLALLAAAGVPTLRRGAANAFDWFAVMTFAVFAVLIWLAWSAQVFAWPPGLTRSLARMAPEFVLTGTALQAAVGSVIVLVWVALVRGLPRSFQRGPTNWALGMTMLWCLTVTLLLPWFDHTRNYRPMAESLAQALADERALCVATLGLTNSHRATLDYYTGLRPQRVRENETTCRYLVTYDDELNPGQTPSWQWREIWEYRHAGGKRLEVFRLYRRD from the coding sequence ATGCCTTCAGCCAGCACCACCCCGATCCGCTTCGGACAAAGACTCTACGGCCCGACCGGCTTCACGCTGCTGATCCTGCTGTATCTGGTTCCCGGCGTGATCGGGCACGGCCCGTGGCGCGGCGACGATGTCGAACACTTCGCCATCGTGCACAGCCTGCTGGCCGGCGAATGGCTGCTCTACCCGACACTCGCAGGCCAGCCCGAAGGTGCATTCGGGCCGCTCCACTACTGGATCTCGGCCCTCTTCGCGCTTGCATTGGGGTGGCTGCTTCCGGTGCATGATGCCGCGCGCCTGGCGACTCCGGCGATGGCGGTACTGGCCACCTTCTGGATCGCACGAACCTCGGCTCGCCTGCACGGACGCCAGACACGCGCGGTGGCCGCCCTGCTCATCATCGGCACGCTGGGACTGGCCGTGCATGTGCACGAGAACCAGCCCATGGTGACGCTGATGATGACCCAGGCGCTGACGCTCGCAGGGCTCGCGCTCACGCCCGAACGACCGCTCCGGGGTAGCCTGCAGGCCGCCGCCGGCATCCTGCTGGCGTTTCTCGCGGCCGGCGCGGCGGGCATGCTGCTGACCCTGCCGCTGATGCTTGTCGCGGCCACCTGCGCGGCCGAAACCCGCAACCCGCGCACCAGCGGCGCGCTGATCCTGTCGCTGAGCCTGGCACTGGGCGGATGCGCGTTGTGGCCGCTGGCGCTCGGCAGCCTCGAGCCGGCCATGCTCGACCTGTGGTGGGAACAGGCCTGGCTGGATCTCGCCCGCGACCCGCTTCACGGCGCGGGCGTGCCACGCCTGCTCGAACTGCTGGCCTGGTTCACCTGGCCGCTGTGGCCGATCGCGATGTGGTCGGTGTGGCGCGCGCGGCGTCAGCTCGCACGGCTGTCCTGGCTGCTGCCGCTGTGCGCGCTCACTCTCGCGCTGCTTTGGGTCTTCCTGCAGGGCAGCTTCAATGCCGCGGCGATGTTGCCGCTGGCCCCTCCGCTGGCCCTGCTCGCCGCCGCCGGCGTGCCCACGCTGCGCCGTGGCGCAGCCAACGCCTTCGACTGGTTCGCGGTCATGACCTTCGCCGTATTCGCGGTGCTGATCTGGCTGGCCTGGAGCGCCCAGGTGTTTGCCTGGCCGCCCGGGCTCACCCGCAGCCTGGCGCGCATGGCCCCCGAATTCGTGCTCACCGGCACCGCACTGCAGGCGGCCGTGGGCAGCGTCATCGTGCTCGTCTGGGTGGCGCTGGTGCGCGGCCTGCCGCGCAGCTTCCAGCGCGGACCGACCAACTGGGCATTGGGCATGACCATGCTGTGGTGCCTGACGGTGACGCTGCTGTTGCCGTGGTTCGACCATACGCGCAACTACCGCCCCATGGCCGAGTCGCTGGCGCAGGCGCTGGCCGACGAGCGCGCACTGTGCGTGGCCACGCTGGGCCTGACGAACAGCCATCGCGCCACGCTCGATTACTACACCGGTCTGCGTCCGCAACGGGTGCGCGAAAACGAGACCACATGCCGCTATCTCGTCACCTATGACGACGAGCTCAACCCGGGACAGACGCCATCCTGGCAATGGCGCGAGATCTGGGAATACCGCCACGCGGGAGGAAAACGCCTTGAAGTCTTCCGCCTCTACCGACGCGACTGA
- the pgi gene encoding glucose-6-phosphate isomerase produces the protein MKSSASTDATEHVGGPTRLPAWSALAECAARLAETRTDTLFRADPQRFERHLLRHEDILVDLSKQRIDATARDALLSLAREARVADAIEALFAGEMLNFTEGRAALHMALRGSCAIPPADAATLADSDRRMHAFARALRDGQVRGALGDPIRRVINLGIGGSDLGPRMLCQALRPAADTHAPAVDFVANIDPRELDDALAHADPRSTLFIVSSKSFTTLETLANARAARAWLHAALGEGTTLAPHFVAVSGDTQAAAQFGITRERIFTVPDWVGGRFSSWSAIGLPVLVAIGEHAFDALFAGARSMDTHFREAAPADNLPLAMALAGIWNDAFLGCESLAVLPYAHGLRALPAWLQQLEMESNGKRCRRDGQPVEANTAPIVFGHEGTVGQHAFHQLLYQGTRRIAADFIVPVGGRDERQRNLVENALAQSAALMQGLSDEGARALLREAGHSPQEVERLAPHLVCPGNLPSTTVLLPALTPRALGQLMALYEHKVFVQGWIWSIDSFDQYGVELGKRMARRIAEPGHRPSHPATAALLQAVEAMRDAN, from the coding sequence TTGAAGTCTTCCGCCTCTACCGACGCGACTGAACACGTCGGCGGACCGACGCGCCTGCCGGCCTGGTCGGCGCTCGCCGAGTGCGCCGCGCGCCTGGCAGAAACGCGCACCGACACGTTGTTTCGCGCCGACCCGCAGCGTTTCGAGCGCCACCTCCTGCGTCACGAAGACATCCTCGTCGACCTCTCCAAGCAGCGCATCGACGCGACCGCGCGCGATGCACTGCTGTCGCTCGCACGCGAGGCACGCGTTGCGGATGCGATCGAGGCGTTGTTCGCCGGCGAGATGCTCAACTTCACCGAAGGACGAGCCGCCCTGCACATGGCCTTGCGCGGCAGTTGCGCGATCCCGCCAGCGGACGCGGCCACGCTTGCCGACAGCGATCGGCGCATGCACGCCTTCGCGCGCGCGCTGCGCGACGGACAGGTGCGTGGCGCGCTCGGCGACCCCATCCGGCGCGTGATCAATCTGGGCATCGGCGGCTCCGACCTGGGCCCGCGCATGCTCTGCCAGGCCTTGCGTCCTGCCGCCGACACGCATGCGCCTGCGGTCGACTTCGTCGCCAACATCGACCCGCGCGAACTCGACGACGCGCTCGCGCATGCCGACCCGCGCAGCACGCTGTTCATCGTCTCGTCGAAGAGTTTTACGACGCTCGAGACCCTGGCCAACGCACGCGCGGCGCGCGCCTGGCTGCACGCCGCGCTGGGCGAGGGCACCACGCTTGCGCCGCACTTCGTCGCGGTCAGCGGCGACACGCAGGCCGCGGCGCAGTTCGGCATCACGCGCGAGCGCATCTTCACGGTGCCCGACTGGGTCGGCGGACGCTTCTCGAGCTGGTCGGCGATCGGTCTGCCGGTACTCGTCGCGATCGGCGAGCACGCCTTCGACGCGCTGTTCGCCGGCGCCCGCTCGATGGACACGCACTTTCGCGAAGCCGCGCCCGCAGACAACCTCCCGCTGGCGATGGCGCTGGCCGGCATCTGGAACGACGCCTTTCTTGGTTGCGAATCGCTTGCCGTTCTGCCCTACGCGCACGGGCTGCGCGCCCTGCCGGCGTGGCTGCAGCAACTGGAGATGGAGAGCAACGGCAAGCGCTGCCGGCGCGACGGCCAGCCGGTGGAAGCGAATACCGCCCCCATCGTCTTCGGCCACGAGGGCACGGTCGGCCAGCATGCCTTCCACCAGTTGCTCTATCAGGGTACCCGCCGCATCGCAGCGGACTTCATCGTGCCGGTGGGCGGGCGCGACGAACGCCAACGCAATCTGGTCGAGAACGCGCTGGCGCAGTCGGCCGCGCTGATGCAAGGGTTGAGCGACGAAGGCGCGCGCGCCCTGCTGCGTGAAGCCGGCCATTCGCCGCAAGAAGTCGAGCGGCTCGCCCCGCATCTGGTGTGTCCCGGCAACCTGCCCAGCACGACGGTGCTGCTGCCGGCGCTCACGCCCCGCGCGCTCGGACAGCTGATGGCGCTCTACGAGCACAAGGTCTTCGTGCAGGGCTGGATCTGGAGCATCGACAGCTTCGACCAGTACGGCGTCGAACTGGGCAAGCGCATGGCGCGGCGCATCGCCGAGCCCGGACACCGGCCGTCGCACCCGGCGACCGCGGCCCTGCTGCAGGCCGTGGAGGCAATGCGCGACGCGAACTGA
- the orn gene encoding oligoribonuclease, which produces MAQDSSRLIWLDMEMTGLEPDRDRIIEIAVVITDAALEVVAEAPVMVVHQSDAVLDAMDEWNTRTHGQSGLTARVRAATEDEAAVEARMLEFIAAYVPERASPMCGNSICQDRRFMARYMPRLEAWFHYRNLDVSTLKELARRWRPEVLESFKKSGRHEALADVHESIAELRHYREHFLRLSD; this is translated from the coding sequence ATGGCACAGGACAGCAGCCGCCTGATCTGGCTGGACATGGAAATGACCGGGCTCGAGCCGGACCGCGATCGCATCATCGAGATTGCGGTGGTGATCACGGATGCCGCGCTCGAAGTGGTGGCCGAGGCGCCGGTGATGGTGGTGCATCAGAGCGACGCGGTGCTCGACGCGATGGATGAGTGGAACACGCGCACACATGGTCAATCCGGCCTGACCGCGCGCGTGCGCGCGGCCACCGAGGACGAGGCGGCGGTCGAGGCGCGCATGCTCGAATTCATAGCCGCCTACGTTCCCGAGCGCGCCTCGCCGATGTGCGGCAACTCCATCTGCCAGGATCGCCGCTTCATGGCGCGCTACATGCCGCGCCTGGAGGCGTGGTTTCACTACCGCAACCTGGATGTGTCCACCCTCAAGGAGCTGGCGCGTCGCTGGCGCCCCGAGGTGCTCGAGAGCTTCAAGAAGTCCGGCCGCCACGAGGCGCTGGCCGATGTGCACGAATCAATCGCCGAGTTGCGCCACTATCGCGAACACTTCCTGCGCCTGTCGGACTGA
- the rsgA gene encoding ribosome small subunit-dependent GTPase A, which translates to MSRQAPSGRHGDALAGRVTASFGRNYEVVVAPETPDREVLKCVARGKRHAYACGDEVRVERTSPDQGVIVALEPRRNLLWRSDAFRQKLIAANLTQIVIVVATEPGFSPLFISRCIVAAESEGLATVIVLNKADLADRLEAARAQLAPFSQLGYPIVETNALGDLAELTRCLAGQRSILVGQSGMGKSTITNTLIPEAQAVTAEISTVLDSGKHTTTFARLYGFEGGWIIDSPGMQAFGLAHVTTDALLEAFVEFRPHLGQCRFRDCRHDAEPGCALRAALEAGEIEPLRFIHFHTIRAEIESAERQARGW; encoded by the coding sequence GTGAGTCGCCAGGCGCCCTCCGGCCGGCACGGCGACGCGCTCGCAGGACGCGTGACGGCGTCCTTCGGTCGCAACTACGAAGTCGTCGTGGCGCCGGAGACGCCCGATCGCGAAGTCCTCAAGTGCGTCGCGCGCGGCAAGCGCCACGCCTACGCCTGCGGCGACGAGGTGCGCGTCGAGCGCACATCGCCCGATCAGGGCGTGATCGTCGCACTCGAGCCCCGGCGCAACCTGCTGTGGCGCTCGGACGCCTTCCGCCAGAAACTCATCGCGGCCAACCTGACGCAGATCGTCATCGTCGTCGCGACCGAACCGGGTTTCTCGCCGCTGTTCATCTCGCGCTGCATCGTCGCGGCCGAGAGCGAGGGGCTGGCCACCGTGATCGTGCTCAACAAGGCCGACCTCGCCGACCGCCTCGAGGCGGCGCGAGCACAACTGGCGCCGTTCAGCCAACTCGGCTACCCGATCGTCGAGACCAACGCCCTGGGTGATCTCGCCGAACTGACCCGGTGTCTGGCCGGCCAGCGCAGCATCCTGGTGGGCCAGTCGGGCATGGGCAAGTCGACCATCACCAATACGCTGATCCCCGAGGCGCAGGCCGTCACGGCCGAAATCTCGACGGTGCTCGACTCGGGCAAACACACCACGACCTTCGCCCGCCTGTATGGATTCGAAGGCGGCTGGATCATCGACAGCCCGGGCATGCAGGCCTTTGGCCTGGCCCATGTGACGACCGATGCGCTGCTGGAAGCCTTCGTCGAATTCCGCCCGCATCTCGGACAGTGCCGCTTTCGCGACTGTCGCCACGACGCCGAACCGGGCTGCGCACTGCGCGCCGCGCTCGAGGCCGGAGAGATCGAGCCGCTGCGCTTCATTCACTTTCACACCATCCGCGCCGAAATCGAAAGCGCCGAAAGACAGGCGCGTGGGTGGTGA
- a CDS encoding acetyl-CoA C-acyltransferase family protein, translating into MAIRDVVVLSAARSAIGSFGGSLSSLEPADLAGLVMKEAVARSGADPQQINYVTVGNCIPTETRYAYVARVAAVQAGLPMDSVAMAVNRLCSSGLQGIVSTAQAIMLGDCEYGVGGGVEVMSRGAYLSPTMRSGARMGDTTMIDSMVSVLTDPFGVGHMGITAENLAEKWGITRDEQDAFAAESHRRAGVAIAEGRFKEQIVPITLKSRKGETVFDTDEHCKPETTVETLARMRPAFKKDGTVTAGNASGINDGAAFLVLASADAAASAGYTPMARIVSYAVAGVPNEIMGEGPIPATKLALTRAGLSLEQIDVIESNEAFAAQALTVIKGLGLDPAKTNPNGGAVALGHPVGCTGAAIATKALYELKRTGGRYALVTLCIGGGQGLSVIFERA; encoded by the coding sequence ATGGCTATTCGCGATGTGGTGGTACTGAGTGCGGCCCGTTCGGCGATCGGTTCGTTCGGCGGTTCGCTCAGTTCGTTGGAGCCGGCCGATCTGGCCGGACTGGTGATGAAGGAGGCCGTCGCCCGCTCCGGGGCGGACCCGCAGCAGATCAACTACGTCACGGTCGGCAACTGCATTCCGACCGAGACGCGCTATGCCTACGTCGCGCGCGTGGCCGCGGTGCAGGCCGGCCTGCCGATGGATTCGGTGGCGATGGCGGTCAACCGCCTGTGTTCGTCGGGCCTGCAGGGCATCGTGTCGACCGCTCAGGCGATCATGCTCGGCGACTGCGAGTACGGCGTCGGCGGCGGCGTCGAGGTGATGTCGCGAGGCGCCTACCTTTCGCCGACGATGCGCAGCGGCGCGCGCATGGGCGACACGACGATGATCGATTCCATGGTGTCGGTGCTGACCGACCCCTTCGGCGTCGGCCACATGGGCATCACGGCCGAGAATCTGGCCGAGAAGTGGGGCATCACGCGCGATGAGCAGGACGCCTTCGCCGCCGAATCCCACCGGCGCGCCGGCGTGGCCATTGCCGAGGGGCGCTTCAAGGAGCAGATCGTGCCGATCACGCTCAAGTCGCGCAAGGGCGAGACGGTGTTCGACACCGACGAGCACTGCAAGCCCGAGACCACCGTCGAGACGCTCGCCAGGATGCGCCCGGCGTTCAAGAAGGATGGCACGGTGACGGCCGGCAACGCCTCGGGCATCAACGATGGCGCGGCCTTCCTGGTGCTCGCCTCGGCCGATGCGGCCGCCAGCGCTGGTTACACGCCGATGGCACGCATCGTCTCCTACGCGGTCGCAGGCGTGCCCAACGAGATCATGGGCGAGGGCCCGATTCCCGCGACCAAGCTCGCGCTCACGCGTGCCGGGCTGAGCCTGGAGCAGATCGACGTGATCGAGTCCAACGAGGCCTTCGCCGCGCAGGCGCTGACCGTGATCAAGGGCCTGGGCCTGGATCCTGCCAAGACCAACCCCAATGGCGGCGCCGTCGCGCTGGGGCACCCGGTAGGTTGCACCGGCGCCGCGATCGCGACCAAGGCGTTGTATGAACTCAAGCGCACCGGTGGTCGCTATGCGCTGGTGACGCTGTGCATCGGCGGCGGACAGGGGTTGTCGGTGATCTTCGAGCGCGCGTAG
- a CDS encoding cobalamin biosynthesis protein, which translates to MGFLSLLAALVLEQFRPLARHTRVDDAFGRIRDLAAGRCRADGFACRVAWLLAVLGSGFVVLVVHGLLYSFWTPLAFAFDAALLYFLIGFRREEESFADVERALANDDVEGAARRLSAWSGVDRSGAGAEELARLTVEHAVLGAHRGIFGVIFWFVLMPGPMGAVMYRVACDLAQAPDASPFVRRAFGWIDWLPAHVTALACSVIGNFEEAVASWRTQAPLWTDRGAGVVLAAAAGALGMRLGMPAHENGAVVDRPELGQGSVVDVENMPRAARLVWRVLVLLVLVLALLAIAGRVGG; encoded by the coding sequence ATGGGCTTTCTTTCGCTGCTGGCCGCCCTGGTCCTGGAACAGTTCCGCCCCTTGGCGCGCCACACGCGCGTCGACGACGCGTTCGGCCGCATCCGCGATCTTGCCGCGGGCCGCTGTCGCGCCGACGGGTTCGCGTGCCGGGTGGCGTGGCTGCTGGCCGTGCTCGGCAGCGGCTTCGTCGTCCTCGTCGTGCACGGCCTGCTGTATTCATTCTGGACGCCGCTGGCGTTCGCCTTCGATGCGGCGCTGCTCTATTTCCTGATCGGTTTCCGGCGCGAGGAGGAATCCTTCGCCGACGTCGAGCGTGCGCTCGCCAACGATGACGTCGAGGGCGCTGCGCGCAGGCTCTCGGCGTGGAGCGGCGTCGACCGCAGCGGTGCAGGTGCGGAGGAACTCGCGCGCCTGACCGTCGAGCATGCGGTGCTCGGCGCGCACCGCGGCATCTTCGGCGTGATCTTCTGGTTCGTGCTGATGCCCGGCCCGATGGGCGCGGTGATGTATCGTGTCGCTTGTGACCTGGCGCAAGCGCCCGACGCTTCGCCCTTCGTGCGGCGCGCCTTCGGATGGATCGACTGGCTGCCGGCGCACGTGACGGCGCTGGCCTGTTCGGTGATCGGCAACTTCGAGGAGGCTGTGGCGAGCTGGCGCACGCAGGCACCGTTGTGGACCGATCGGGGCGCCGGCGTGGTGCTGGCAGCGGCCGCGGGGGCACTGGGGATGCGCCTTGGCATGCCCGCGCACGAGAACGGCGCAGTCGTGGATCGGCCGGAGCTCGGCCAGGGAAGCGTCGTCGATGTGGAGAACATGCCACGTGCCGCACGACTGGTATGGCGCGTGCTTGTGCTGCTGGTACTGGTTCTGGCGCTGCTGGCGATCGCCGGCAGGGTTGGTGGTTAA